The following are encoded in a window of Naumovozyma castellii chromosome 8, complete genome genomic DNA:
- the SEN15 gene encoding Sen15p (ancestral locus Anc_2.625): MEVLHKRHELEELVKNNLLHFQLWSNVQVQNEYIPWKGMELRLLTGKPSQKLSNDDENLGTDGTLMTEYILPINMSQYKTEFITIQCLDMIFEKLCPEYVKRLVLAIVSDDGTTVFYFAYKGIHKPKRN, from the coding sequence ATGGAAGTTCTTCACAAAAGACACGAACTGGAGGAACTGGTGAAGAACAATCTATTACATTTCCAGCTATGGTCAAACGTTCAGGTTCAGAATGAGTACATACCCTGGAAGGGAATGGAACTTAGATTGCTTACCGGGAAGCCTTCACAAAAGCTGTCCAATGATGACGAGAATCTGGGGACAGATGGAACATTAATGACTGAGTACATTTTACCGATTAATATGTCCCAATATAAGACAGAATTCATAACGATTCAATGTCTAGACatgatttttgaaaaactatGTCCGGAATATGTTAAACGGTTAGTTTTAGCTATTGTAAGCGACGATGGAACTACAGTATTCTATTTTGCATACAAAGGAATACATAAaccaaaaagaaattga
- the PSG1 gene encoding Psg1p (ancestral locus Anc_2.624), protein MKFALYVVGLLFLSQEAVAYKKVHRPKVKETTSEEVKPWIRTIYESQVEIVTPTVIAGVTFSGRPAPTPDPLEPWVSLKKDGTPQTIKPELKNGRTKKGRPEYSTYFKTLSVMTYSFEDLKAHNMDPNDVHEEEVYVDEDDTYISLNPIIRCTPDRYFYKGVAKDIPSEPFCTPRENSMWKVGKTYFVSWYTRFLEDEHSGEVVDKVRIHLSYVKEKASEKGYHKRDIPATFFSSEWVKNADGIYPIEIDEDWLQGQYERRVVVSVQPFNVPDDEFNPLLNGVLLYIMMGSKVGKTTKEEWALIDAGISDEKWYYVAITIPTIVVVVVVFLYFFLHVNGRYRDFSDVTKATLGKKHRVLGKISDMKRFKKMKNHKYDELPSFKKPSKQH, encoded by the coding sequence ATGAAATTTGCGTTATACGTTGTTGGTCTTCTTTTCCTGAGTCAGGAGGCAGTTGCCTATAAGAAAGTCCATCGTCCCAAGGTTAAAGAGACAACATCGGAAGAAGTGAAACCATGGATCCGTACAATCTATGAAAGCCAAGTGGAAATAGTGACTCCTACTGTTATTGCCGGTGTCACTTTCTCCGGCAGACCTGCTCCCACTCCTGATCCATTAGAACCTTGGGTctcattaaagaaagacGGTACTCCTCAAACTATTAAGccagaattgaaaaatggtcGTACAAAGAAGGGTAGACCAGAATATTCAACGTATTTCAAAACTTTAAGTGTGATGACTTATTCATTTGAGGATTTGAAAGCTCATAATATGGATCCTAACGATGTacatgaagaagaagtatatgttgatgaagatgatacTTATATTTCCTTAAATCCTATTATTAGATGTACTCCAGATCGTTATTTTTATAAGGGGGTAGCTAAAGATATTCCAAGTGAGCCATTTTGTACACCTCGTGAAAACTCCATGTGGAAAGTCGGTAAGACTTATTTCGTTTCTTGGTATACTAGATTCTTGGAAGATGAACATTCAGGTGAGGTTGTCGATAAAGTTCGTATTCATTTATCCTATGTGAAGGAAAAAGCCAGCGAAAAGGGCTACCATAAGAGAGATATTCCAGCAACATTTTTCTCATCTGAATGGGTTAAAAACGCTGATGGTATTTACccaattgaaattgatgaagattgGTTACAAGGCCAATATGAACGTAGAGTTGTTGTTTCTGTCCAACCTTTCAATGTTccagatgatgaatttaacCCATTATTGAATGGTGTCctattatatataatgatGGGTTCTAAAGTGGGTAAGACTactaaagaagaatggGCCCTTATTGATGCTGGTATTAGTGATGAGAAATGGTACTATGTGGCAATTACTATCCCAACAATTGTCGTTGTCGTTGTGGTTTTCCTTTACTTCTTCCTACATGTGAATGGTCGTTATAGAGACTTTTCTGATGTTACTAAAGCCACATTGGGCAAGAAACATCGTGTTTTAGGTAAGATTTCGGATATGAAACGtttcaagaagatgaagaaccATAAATACGATGAACTACCAAGTTTCAAAAAGCCAAGTAAGCAACACTAg